The proteins below are encoded in one region of Pleuronectes platessa chromosome 14, fPlePla1.1, whole genome shotgun sequence:
- the atp6ap2 gene encoding renin receptor, translated as MSLTDCGRRMEAVFSAVFALFFLASGVHGDSLTVLQAPEFVSFQKGDWPVSGEKIPDLVAVTMGFSVKEDLSWPGLQAGPLFQRPRANVLVVVRGVDSLALPQSVASYPLENPVPFTLDSVAETVHSLFAEDTPVVLQLAPSEERLYMLGKANAVFEDLPVTLQQIRARLSQDGSVLSSLPLNSLSRNAEADLLFLSEVQVLHDITALLQRHRHLAKDHSPDLYSLELSGLEELSRLYGQDSPQYRDATAILASVLQKFGEDVYGLYGNSAVVEVVTVKTFETPLTRKSRSILESKQISNPGSPYNLAYKYNFHYAVIFNIVLWLMIILALAVIAISYNLWNMDPGYDSIIYRMTNQKIRMD; from the exons ATGTCGCTGACAGACTGTGGAAGAAGGATGGAGGCAGTTTTCTCCGCCGTGTTCGCCCTCTTCTTCCTGGCTTCAG GTGTACATGGGGACAGCTTAACAGTGCTGCAGGCTCCAGAGTTTGTGTCCTTCCAGAAAGGAGACTGGCCTGTGTCTGGAGAGAAGATCCCCGACCTGGTGGCTGTAACCATGGGCTTCTCTGTTAAGGAG gatctGTCCTGGCCAGGTCTCCAGGCTGGTCCATTATTCCAGCGTCCCCGTGCTAACGTACTGGTGGTGGTGAGAGGCGTTGACAGCTTGGCGCTGCCTCAGAGTGTGGCCTCCTACCCCTTGGAGAAT CCGGTACCTTTCACCCTGGATAGTGTTGCAGAGACAGTCCACTCTCTGTTTGCGGAGGACACCCCTGTAGTGTTGCAGCTGGCCCCTAGTGAGGAG aGGCTGTATATGCTGGGGAAGGCTAACGCAGTGTTCGAGGACCTACCAGTCACCTTGCAGCAGATTCGTGCCCGTCTGTCCCAGGACGGCTCTGTGCTGTCCTCCCTGCCTCTAAACTCCCTCAGCAGAAATGCAGAG GCTGATCTGCTCTTTCTGTCTGAGGTCCAAGTCCTGCACGATATCACAGCTCTT CTACAGAGACACCGACATTTGGCTAAGGACCACTCCCCTGACCTCTACTCTTTGGAACTGTCTGGCCTGGAGGAGCTGAGCCGCCTCTATGGTCAAGACTCTCCCCAGTACCGTGATGCTACTGCCATTCTTGCCTCTGTCCTGCAGAAG TTCGGAGAGGATGTGTATGGTCTCTATGGCAACAGTGCTGTAGTGGAGGTTGTGACGGTGAAGACCTTTGAGACTCCTTTGACCAGGAAGTCCCGCTCGATCCTGGAATCCAAACAGATT AGTAACCCAGGCAGCCCATACAACCTGGCCTACAAGTACAACTTCCACTACGCTGTCATCTTCAACATCGTGCTGTGGCTCATGATCATTCTGGCCCTCGCCGTCATCGCCATCTCCTACAACCTGTGGAACATGGACCCGGGATATGACAGCATCATCTACAGGATGACCAATCAGAAGATCAGGATGGATTAA